The Blautia pseudococcoides genome segment TTTCTATATCAATCGGTTCCAGAAGCAGTCCAACATCAATCAGTCCTTTGTCCATCTGCTCCTTTACAATATCTGCAGTAGCCGTGAAAATATCAAAAGTAACTCTTGGATATTTATCATGAAAGACTTTAAATAGTTCAGGAAGCAGTTGTACAGAGGCAATCTCACCGCAGCCGATTGTAATTTTTCCCTCAATTTGTTCTTCCTGTTCCACAAGCTCTTTTTCTGTTTTGTCCACAAGCTGTAAAATTTCTTCGGCACGGCGGCGAAGTAAAATGCCTTCGTTTGTCAGTGTGATTTTTCGTGTACCTCGGTTAAACAGTTTTACACCCACTTCTTCTTCCATTTGCGACAATTGTCTGCTTAAAGTCGGTTGTGTAATATGAAGCACCTCGGATGCTTTTGTAATGCTTTCTTCCCGCACTACGGTAAGAAAATAACGAAGAACTCTGATTTCCATATGTAGCCTCCTCACAGTAATCCCATGCTTAACAAACATATTATATCTATTTTATGCCTGATAGGCAATACTCTCTTGGAGTGGGAAGTCTGCTCATCAAGTTTTCTAAAACTACTGGCAAGCAATGCAAACTTCCACAAGTTTGCGTATTTTCACAG includes the following:
- a CDS encoding LysR family transcriptional regulator, which codes for MEIRVLRYFLTVVREESITKASEVLHITQPTLSRQLSQMEEEVGVKLFNRGTRKITLTNEGILLRRRAEEILQLVDKTEKELVEQEEQIEGKITIGCGEIASVQLLPELFKVFHDKYPRVTFDIFTATADIVKEQMDKGLIDVGLLLEPIDIEKYDFVRMQIKEKWVVVMRPDDPMAFKKSVTAKDLSDVPLILPRRLKVQSELASWFGNYFENLNVLFTSNLSTNASIMVSQGLAYSLVVEGAIPFWDKSKIIYRPLSPELSATSVLAWKRGQPFSPAATKFIEQAQCLLGMSKALKLSI